From the Clostridiales bacterium FE2011 genome, one window contains:
- a CDS encoding substrate-binding domain-containing protein yields MKRLICMLLALTLLPLFALAEGSTGSWSQINQAISRSDSWMHFAEGDAFHLGETTPLEGSDSLYIGSWGTYPSIDGSTVCVPMAMELARQWLNLPEEDMNGFVNFSTTPYAYDRLTKGSANPLVTIKSRGVMMDDTHPIDLVLATYPNADERKAAEDAGVDLVYVPFCCDAFVFMVNENNIVESLTTRQIQQIYTGEILSWSQISDKEGPVLAYQRPHGSGSQTAMEEMVMKGLIIQNAESIYVSSGMSEAVAQIGNYENSINAIGYSYLYYVNTLVENSGIKVLAVDGIEPTPANLQSGAYPYSVNYYAVYRKGDTQTEAFVNWLVSDEGQMAVAQAGYVPLRPTELPFI; encoded by the coding sequence ATGAAAAGACTGATCTGTATGTTGCTTGCGCTGACGCTGCTTCCCCTTTTCGCCCTGGCAGAGGGATCCACCGGTTCATGGAGCCAGATTAACCAGGCCATCAGCAGGAGTGATTCCTGGATGCATTTCGCGGAAGGCGATGCTTTCCACCTGGGCGAAACCACGCCGCTGGAAGGCAGCGACTCCCTGTATATCGGTTCCTGGGGAACCTATCCCAGCATAGACGGCAGCACGGTGTGCGTACCTATGGCCATGGAGCTGGCCCGGCAGTGGCTGAACCTGCCGGAAGAAGATATGAACGGCTTTGTCAACTTCTCCACCACTCCCTATGCCTATGACCGGCTCACCAAAGGAAGCGCCAATCCACTGGTAACGATCAAAAGCCGGGGCGTCATGATGGACGACACCCATCCGATTGACTTGGTGCTGGCCACCTATCCCAACGCGGATGAACGGAAGGCAGCGGAGGATGCCGGAGTAGATCTGGTCTACGTTCCTTTCTGTTGTGATGCCTTCGTCTTCATGGTAAATGAAAACAATATAGTGGAATCCCTGACCACCCGGCAGATCCAGCAGATCTACACCGGGGAAATCCTTTCCTGGTCACAGATCAGCGATAAAGAAGGCCCGGTCCTCGCCTATCAGCGTCCCCACGGCAGCGGCAGCCAGACCGCCATGGAAGAAATGGTGATGAAGGGACTGATTATCCAGAACGCAGAATCTATTTATGTTTCAAGCGGTATGTCGGAAGCTGTCGCCCAAATCGGCAACTATGAAAACAGCATTAATGCCATTGGCTACAGCTACCTCTATTATGTGAACACCCTGGTAGAAAATTCCGGCATCAAGGTGCTTGCGGTAGACGGCATTGAACCCACGCCGGCAAACCTGCAGAGCGGCGCTTACCCGTACAGCGTGAATTACTACGCCGTATACCGCAAGGGCGATACCCAGACCGAAGCCTTTGTCAACTGGCTTGTCAGCGATGAGGGTCAGATGGCTGTCGCCCAGGCAGGATATGTACCGCTGAGACCAACGGAACTCCCATTTATATAA
- a CDS encoding leucine-rich repeat domain-containing protein gives MKKAFRLMLLLLIIFSLILPTCAVMEEDDRAESDWETEYDEARNTYCRLDGDTMTLMEGVVTLGNYYGEKNEYGSIENDPEIEALFNNNPGQYLFFSGEWIVEDRDDFHNIIWPSSIRMIGENSFVHLNFNTLTLPASLEHIYDGAFVFCSFKTFRIECAVPVEQIYYSMYDSYVDAYEVPEDHPLYKTIDGVLYSKDGKSLLLYPESKEDEHFDVPAGVECIAKHAFCGNDYLKTVSLPIGLKTLEDYAFSGCTSLQSIALPLTVTHIGVDAFYCCLALERVSLPAGLEADKDDSWCVYYPDDSLFRGDNWDTSSKAPSRESSESWMWADVDLAWLKDVDKIPVYETESSVIPISAIPGGIPVHIEQEASFMAKIARPVTNAEIGWVDIKLLDYCVTNTLFTMEIKPTKELIATYNIEPDDPYWDWYQVEVEGPWAHFSFPDLYVPLSAVELYRDPLPGSGSDALGIIWDNNYLKKLPLLDAPDGEKITDLHMGTQVRILEEQKTWACVTTGYDTGWIKKESVRIVPVTPGTEEE, from the coding sequence ATGAAAAAAGCTTTCCGCCTGATGCTTCTGCTGCTGATCATCTTCAGCCTGATTCTCCCGACCTGCGCCGTAATGGAAGAAGATGACCGGGCTGAAAGCGACTGGGAAACAGAATACGACGAAGCTCGTAATACATACTGTCGTCTGGATGGCGATACAATGACCCTGATGGAAGGCGTTGTAACCCTTGGCAATTATTATGGTGAAAAAAACGAATACGGATCCATTGAAAACGATCCGGAAATCGAAGCTTTGTTCAATAATAACCCGGGACAGTATTTATTCTTTTCAGGAGAGTGGATAGTTGAAGACCGCGATGATTTCCACAATATTATATGGCCGTCTTCTATCCGGATGATCGGAGAGAATTCCTTCGTGCATCTTAACTTTAATACACTGACTCTTCCGGCATCCCTGGAGCATATCTACGATGGAGCCTTTGTCTTTTGCAGCTTTAAAACCTTCAGGATCGAATGCGCCGTGCCTGTCGAGCAAATCTATTATTCCATGTACGACAGCTACGTCGACGCCTATGAGGTTCCGGAGGATCATCCACTGTATAAAACAATTGATGGAGTTCTCTACTCCAAAGACGGAAAAAGCCTCCTCCTGTATCCGGAGAGCAAGGAAGATGAACACTTCGACGTTCCTGCCGGTGTGGAGTGCATCGCTAAGCATGCTTTCTGCGGCAACGATTACCTGAAAACCGTTTCCCTGCCCATCGGCCTGAAAACATTGGAAGATTACGCCTTTTCCGGCTGCACCAGTCTGCAGTCCATTGCGTTACCCCTGACTGTAACCCATATCGGCGTAGATGCGTTTTATTGCTGTTTAGCATTGGAAAGGGTTTCCCTGCCGGCCGGCTTGGAAGCGGATAAGGATGACAGCTGGTGCGTCTATTATCCGGATGACAGCCTGTTCCGCGGAGATAACTGGGATACGTCCTCAAAAGCACCCTCCAGAGAATCATCCGAGAGCTGGATGTGGGCTGATGTGGATTTGGCCTGGCTGAAGGATGTGGATAAAATCCCGGTTTATGAAACAGAAAGCAGCGTGATCCCCATATCCGCCATACCCGGCGGCATACCGGTTCATATAGAGCAGGAAGCCTCATTCATGGCCAAGATCGCACGTCCTGTAACAAATGCGGAAATCGGCTGGGTGGATATCAAACTGCTGGATTACTGTGTCACCAACACCCTGTTTACAATGGAAATCAAGCCGACCAAAGAACTGATCGCTACATACAATATTGAACCGGATGATCCATACTGGGATTGGTACCAGGTGGAAGTGGAAGGTCCCTGGGCCCATTTCTCTTTCCCGGATCTGTACGTCCCGCTGTCAGCAGTGGAGCTGTATCGCGATCCCCTGCCGGGATCAGGCAGTGATGCACTTGGGATCATCTGGGACAATAACTACCTGAAAAAGCTGCCGCTGCTGGATGCTCCGGATGGAGAAAAGATTACGGATCTGCATATGGGCACTCAGGTGCGGATTCTGGAGGAACAGAAAACCTGGGCCTGCGTTACCACCGGATATGACACAGGCTGGATTAAAAAAGAATCTGTCAGGATCGTTCCCGTGACGCCTGGCACAGAGGAGGAATGA
- a CDS encoding leucine-rich repeat domain-containing protein translates to MKKLPAFMLILLLLAFAGASLAVGTEILRSGDFQYILLEDGSAAILTAEADGNLVIPAKLDGHTVTAIGLDGHPDTYLLYKSAGLIENSGTVIRGVISGNCTGVTLPDTVTSVGSCAFTDCDRLTAFSLPESVVSIGKSAFYRCTGLESIVLPESITTIKDSAFQLCSHLTDITIPDNVETIGKKAFAGCTSLQNANLPYSLTNIAKDAFEGCGKLPRTIAVSPSDKSGIRNLLFDLYYGETVADTTLRKSGIFQYVLLQDDSAAIIRADANGELVIPSELDGHPVTAIGLENRTVLEEVYSKAGLWTDSGDLDYNSIAGKNCTSIIVPEGVTLIGMNAFTACELTSVSLPDSLTVIGTNAFLSCLGLTSVTIPEHVVIIGDSAFEECNNLTTVTVPDSLMQIGSSAFAETSLTGFTIPGRVVRIEDYAFYNTDLTSVRIPDRVTVLEKGVFHNCDNLEEVILPEGLTEIGEDAFGFCSNLTSITLPDSLTVIQEEAFEYCSSLQDIKLPDNLTTIEARAFDDCLQLTSLVIPASVSFIGEKAFYGCNKLICRVPEDSRALHYCQVHGYKYIIDNPTPESE, encoded by the coding sequence ATGAAAAAACTGCCAGCATTTATGCTGATTCTCCTGCTGCTTGCCTTCGCCGGGGCATCCCTTGCCGTGGGTACGGAAATCCTGCGGAGCGGCGATTTTCAGTATATCCTGTTGGAAGATGGTTCCGCAGCCATTCTTACCGCAGAAGCAGACGGAAACCTGGTTATCCCTGCCAAGCTGGACGGACATACTGTGACAGCCATCGGCCTGGACGGACATCCCGATACCTATCTGCTGTACAAATCCGCCGGCCTGATTGAAAACTCCGGAACCGTCATCCGCGGTGTTATCAGCGGGAACTGCACGGGCGTCACCCTGCCGGACACCGTAACGTCCGTCGGTTCCTGTGCCTTTACGGACTGTGACAGGCTGACAGCCTTTTCCCTGCCGGAAAGCGTGGTTTCCATCGGAAAATCCGCTTTTTACCGGTGTACCGGCCTGGAATCCATCGTACTTCCCGAAAGCATCACCACCATAAAGGACTCTGCCTTTCAGCTTTGCAGTCATCTGACAGATATAACGATCCCGGATAACGTGGAAACCATCGGCAAAAAAGCTTTCGCCGGATGTACCAGTCTGCAGAATGCCAATCTGCCGTACAGCCTGACAAACATTGCTAAAGATGCTTTTGAAGGCTGTGGCAAACTGCCCCGTACTATTGCAGTATCCCCTTCTGACAAGTCCGGTATCAGGAATCTTCTCTTCGATCTGTACTATGGAGAAACGGTTGCCGATACAACCCTCCGGAAGAGCGGCATCTTCCAATACGTCCTGCTGCAGGATGATTCCGCGGCAATTATCCGGGCTGACGCGAACGGTGAACTGGTAATTCCGTCCGAACTGGACGGGCATCCCGTAACTGCCATCGGTCTTGAGAACAGAACCGTGCTGGAGGAAGTATATTCCAAGGCGGGTTTGTGGACCGATTCCGGGGATCTGGACTACAACAGCATCGCCGGAAAAAACTGCACCAGCATCATCGTCCCCGAAGGCGTCACACTGATCGGTATGAATGCCTTTACAGCCTGTGAACTTACTTCCGTCTCTCTTCCGGACAGTCTGACGGTCATCGGAACCAACGCCTTCCTGAGCTGTCTGGGGCTAACCTCCGTCACCATACCGGAACATGTGGTTATCATCGGAGACAGCGCTTTTGAAGAGTGCAATAACCTTACTACAGTCACCGTCCCCGACAGCCTGATGCAAATCGGATCAAGCGCTTTTGCCGAAACAAGCCTGACAGGATTTACTATCCCAGGCCGTGTGGTAAGAATTGAGGATTACGCTTTCTATAATACAGATCTGACTTCCGTCAGAATTCCGGATAGAGTCACGGTCCTTGAAAAGGGAGTGTTCCATAACTGCGATAACCTTGAGGAAGTCATTCTTCCGGAAGGTTTGACGGAAATCGGAGAAGATGCATTTGGCTTCTGCTCAAATCTTACCTCCATCACCCTCCCGGACAGCTTGACAGTCATTCAGGAGGAAGCGTTCGAGTATTGCTCTTCCCTTCAGGATATCAAGCTTCCGGACAATCTCACAACCATTGAGGCGCGTGCGTTTGACGACTGCCTACAGCTGACCAGTCTTGTGATCCCGGCAAGTGTTTCATTCATCGGTGAAAAGGCCTTCTACGGCTGTAACAAGCTTATTTGCAGGGTGCCGGAAGATTCCCGAGCCCTGCACTACTGCCAGGTACATGGATATAAATACATCATTGACAATCCGACGCCGGAGTCCGAATAA
- a CDS encoding DUF523 domain-containing protein: MKIMVSACLLGENCKYNGGSNRNEKLLRLLEGHTVIPVCPEVLGGLPVPRPSAEIVNGTVMNVAGENVDAAFRLGAEKGLELAKREKPDLIVLQSRSPSCGVKMIYDGSFSGRKIPGQGLFAEAAVKAGFKVLDIEDIADGEAQFY; the protein is encoded by the coding sequence ATGAAGATCATGGTCAGCGCCTGCCTGCTGGGCGAAAACTGTAAATATAACGGCGGCAGCAACCGGAATGAAAAGCTGCTGCGCCTGCTGGAGGGACACACAGTGATTCCCGTCTGTCCGGAGGTGCTGGGCGGGCTGCCGGTGCCCCGGCCGTCCGCGGAGATAGTGAACGGAACCGTGATGAACGTGGCAGGGGAGAATGTGGACGCCGCTTTCCGGCTGGGGGCTGAAAAAGGCCTGGAGCTGGCGAAGCGGGAAAAACCGGACCTGATCGTTCTTCAGTCCCGCAGTCCCAGCTGCGGAGTGAAGATGATTTATGACGGCTCCTTCTCCGGCAGGAAGATTCCGGGGCAGGGCCTTTTCGCGGAGGCGGCGGTGAAGGCCGGCTTCAAAGTGCTGGACATTGAGGATATAGCAGATGGAGAAGCACAGTTTTATTGA
- a CDS encoding MmcQ/YjbR family DNA-binding protein: MTRQELTDYIFDAFSVEPDYPFSRDDVTCVFRHTDNRKWFGIMMKIPYRTLGMNRDGETDIVNIKCDPVLMGSLRGKPGFRPAYHMNKDKWITILLDGSAGREEVTALVDMSFRMTETKLRKAGHHSEF; this comes from the coding sequence ATGACCAGGCAGGAACTGACGGACTACATCTTTGACGCCTTCAGTGTGGAACCGGACTATCCCTTTTCCCGGGATGACGTGACCTGCGTTTTCCGCCACACGGATAACCGCAAATGGTTCGGGATCATGATGAAGATCCCGTACCGGACCCTGGGCATGAACCGGGACGGGGAAACCGATATTGTGAACATCAAGTGCGATCCGGTGCTGATGGGCTCCCTCCGGGGAAAGCCGGGTTTCCGCCCGGCCTACCACATGAACAAGGATAAATGGATCACCATCCTGCTGGACGGTTCCGCGGGGCGGGAGGAGGTTACCGCCCTGGTGGATATGAGTTTCCGCATGACGGAAACCAAACTGCGAAAAGCCGGTCATCATTCTGAATTCTGA
- a CDS encoding RNA polymerase sigma factor, producing the protein MDRGFFIAEIEACTDMMYRVAWSILRNDDDVQDALQDAALKAWEKRSRLKEEKYFRTWIIRILINVCYDAQRKHRRNVPLEEIPEGTYASVPDPDLAIALAAVPEKLRLPLVLCYSEGMTYEEAASALRIPLATLQGRLRRGKEALRKELKAE; encoded by the coding sequence GTGGACAGGGGATTCTTTATCGCGGAGATCGAAGCCTGCACGGACATGATGTACCGGGTAGCCTGGTCGATCCTGCGGAACGATGACGATGTGCAGGACGCATTGCAGGATGCCGCCCTGAAAGCCTGGGAAAAACGGAGCAGGCTGAAGGAAGAGAAATACTTCCGCACCTGGATTATCCGTATATTGATCAACGTGTGTTACGACGCACAGAGAAAGCATCGCAGGAATGTTCCACTGGAAGAGATTCCCGAGGGAACCTACGCTTCCGTTCCGGACCCGGACCTGGCGATCGCGCTGGCGGCTGTACCGGAAAAGCTGCGGCTGCCGCTTGTCCTTTGCTATTCGGAAGGGATGACCTATGAGGAGGCAGCGTCTGCGCTGCGGATCCCGCTGGCCACTCTCCAGGGACGCCTTCGCCGGGGAAAAGAAGCTTTGAGAAAGGAGCTGAAAGCGGAATGA
- a CDS encoding antibiotic biosynthesis monooxygenase: MITMLIYYRGSVGAAGSFVAQMEAEGIAADIRREPGCVRYEYFQPLDEPGTILLLDTWKNQEALDAHHASPMMKRLAELRVRFDLKMTAEKYVSVDLGEDSKYIKWE, translated from the coding sequence ATGATTACAATGCTGATTTACTACCGCGGCTCGGTAGGAGCCGCCGGATCCTTTGTGGCGCAGATGGAAGCGGAAGGCATCGCGGCGGATATCCGCCGGGAGCCGGGCTGCGTCCGCTATGAGTATTTCCAGCCCTTGGACGAGCCGGGCACCATCCTGCTCCTCGATACCTGGAAGAACCAGGAAGCCCTGGACGCTCACCATGCCTCCCCGATGATGAAGCGCCTGGCCGAGCTCCGGGTGCGGTTTGACCTGAAGATGACCGCGGAGAAATACGTCAGCGTGGATCTGGGAGAAGACAGCAAGTACATCAAATGGGAATAA
- a CDS encoding magnesium transporter CorA, producing MYYLIKESLTPCAPEDLAKGGAQYVAVLTTEEWQQRRDCFDMLIDMDMETVPPQETKAIVNQDSLTGTFSIPDRTDISGARHAFSFALDEKGIVLVDDNGYAEQLVQTIARTKKWKLPGLERFLYDLLETTIGQDLALLEKSEHRLNQLEESILRGEIESYPAEMNDIRGNLLDLRIHYEQLIDFSQELEENENDFFRDENLRYFHMFTERVIRLQDMVTGQREYVTQLRDLIQSHLDVRQNRIMTVLTVITSIFLPLTLIAGWYGMNFRYMPELEWRFGYPVIIVVSILIVILCLFWFKKKKWM from the coding sequence ATGTATTACCTGATCAAAGAGTCCCTGACCCCCTGCGCGCCTGAAGATCTCGCCAAGGGCGGCGCCCAGTATGTGGCCGTGCTGACCACGGAGGAGTGGCAGCAGCGCCGGGACTGCTTTGACATGCTCATTGATATGGACATGGAAACCGTTCCGCCGCAGGAAACGAAAGCCATCGTGAACCAGGATTCCCTCACGGGCACCTTCTCCATTCCGGACAGGACGGACATCAGCGGCGCGCGCCATGCCTTCTCCTTTGCCCTGGATGAAAAGGGCATCGTCCTGGTGGATGACAACGGATATGCGGAGCAGCTGGTCCAGACCATCGCCCGCACGAAAAAGTGGAAGCTGCCCGGACTGGAGCGTTTCCTGTACGACCTGCTGGAAACCACCATCGGGCAGGACCTGGCCCTGCTGGAAAAGTCAGAGCACAGGCTGAACCAGCTGGAGGAATCCATCCTGCGGGGTGAGATCGAAAGCTATCCCGCCGAGATGAACGACATCCGGGGCAATCTCCTGGACCTGCGGATCCACTATGAACAGCTGATCGACTTCAGCCAGGAGCTGGAAGAAAACGAGAACGACTTCTTCCGGGATGAAAACCTCCGCTACTTCCATATGTTCACCGAGCGGGTCATCCGCCTGCAGGATATGGTTACCGGCCAGCGGGAATATGTGACCCAGCTGCGGGACCTGATCCAGTCCCACCTGGACGTGAGGCAGAACCGCATCATGACCGTGCTCACGGTTATCACCTCCATCTTCCTGCCCCTGACCCTCATCGCGGGCTGGTACGGCATGAACTTCCGCTACATGCCCGAGCTGGAATGGCGCTTCGGCTATCCGGTCATCATCGTGGTCTCCATCCTGATCGTGATCCTGTGCCTGTTCTGGTTCAAAAAGAAAAAGTGGATGTGA
- a CDS encoding DUF4214 domain-containing protein — protein MKQSMRNRLFALIISLLLVCSSCFTASALAAGNSDFEIDGTVLVKYHGKGGEVTVPDGIEILGKWAFDDTEVTKVNLPETLKEIENYCFFSCDKLTKITLPASLRKIGTAQAFAYNTALESIDVAEGNQFFVSVDGVLFNRSKTKLLYYPAGKKGGEYAIPEGTETIYASSISATSLTAIDLPASLTDFSYNVHFSNNPDLKEIRVAEGNLSYRSIDGMLFDKKGTTLLFYPAGRKQETLGANDFPAGMKAISAYAFQHAQHLKNVTIPNGIPAIHWMCFTFSPSLESVTLPESVKEIGGYAFANNPNLKQVTILNPNAVIEELEGEGNYNIFDESPNAVLCGYAGSTAQAYAQKRGLNFKAMGDPAKIKAFVARCYKIILGRDADEGGMSTWSGELASGRKAAAEIIEQFVASTEFKNKNVSKADAVEILYKAMLDRASDSAGKASWVAQLESGKPLQAVINGFCGSAEFGNLCQNYGIKPGTVSVPDTQPEEQQPAASDEQIKAYVSRCYKIVLGRDADEGGMKTWVNELNSGRKAAAEIIDQFVSSAEFKNKKVSNADAVEILYKAMLDRPSDSAGKASWLTQLDSGKPLQVVINGFCGSAEFGNLCKTYGINPGTVSVPDTQPEPQQPAASNEKIQAFVSRCYKIVLGRDADEGGMNTWSGELASGRKAAAEIIEQLVASSEFQNKKVSNADAVEILYKAMLGRGSDAKGKADWVGKLEGGQPLTAVINGFCGSTEFKTICDSYGIKPGTVNVGTMKAQAEETLSGQAEEAAPAVKKTTGENVTKVEIVNASETDANLGTAVQAIYVNEEKAKEFIGRCYRNILGREASQAELESWIGQMLNGSKTPDQIARGFLFSGEFESRNIGGEELVKILYRVYMNREADAEGLVTWTQKLNEGTSLQELLNTFSKSGEFKAVVKNMAN, from the coding sequence ATGAAACAATCGATGCGGAACCGACTCTTTGCTTTGATCATCAGCCTGCTGCTGGTATGCAGCTCCTGCTTTACCGCTTCCGCGCTGGCTGCCGGAAACAGCGACTTTGAAATTGACGGCACAGTCCTGGTGAAATACCATGGCAAAGGCGGAGAAGTCACCGTACCCGATGGTATTGAAATCCTGGGCAAGTGGGCTTTCGACGACACAGAAGTGACGAAAGTAAACCTGCCCGAAACCCTGAAGGAAATCGAAAACTACTGTTTCTTCTCCTGCGATAAGCTGACAAAAATCACCCTGCCCGCTTCCCTGAGGAAGATCGGAACAGCCCAGGCTTTTGCCTACAATACAGCGCTTGAGTCCATCGACGTGGCGGAAGGCAATCAGTTTTTCGTTTCCGTGGATGGCGTACTGTTCAACCGGAGCAAAACGAAGCTTCTGTACTATCCTGCCGGAAAAAAAGGCGGGGAATATGCCATCCCGGAAGGAACCGAAACAATCTATGCTTCCTCGATATCGGCTACCAGTCTCACCGCGATTGATCTCCCGGCCTCGCTCACGGACTTTTCTTACAATGTTCACTTTTCCAACAATCCCGATCTGAAGGAAATCAGGGTTGCCGAGGGAAACCTCTCTTACCGCTCTATCGACGGTATGCTGTTCGATAAAAAGGGTACGACACTGCTCTTCTATCCGGCCGGGCGTAAGCAGGAAACCCTGGGCGCCAATGATTTCCCGGCGGGAATGAAGGCCATCAGCGCCTATGCATTCCAGCATGCGCAGCACCTGAAAAACGTAACCATCCCGAACGGAATTCCCGCCATTCACTGGATGTGCTTCACCTTCTCCCCCTCCCTGGAGAGCGTAACCCTTCCGGAATCCGTAAAGGAAATCGGCGGATATGCCTTTGCAAACAACCCGAACCTGAAGCAGGTCACTATCCTGAATCCAAACGCAGTCATCGAGGAACTCGAAGGTGAAGGCAATTACAATATCTTCGATGAATCTCCCAACGCCGTCCTCTGCGGATATGCAGGCAGCACCGCCCAGGCGTATGCCCAGAAGCGCGGCCTGAACTTCAAAGCCATGGGAGATCCAGCCAAGATCAAGGCCTTTGTGGCCCGCTGCTACAAAATCATCCTGGGGCGTGACGCGGATGAAGGCGGCATGAGCACCTGGTCCGGCGAGCTGGCCTCCGGCCGGAAAGCCGCCGCGGAAATCATCGAGCAGTTTGTCGCCAGCACTGAATTCAAGAACAAAAACGTCAGCAAGGCTGACGCAGTGGAAATCCTCTACAAGGCCATGCTGGACCGGGCTTCCGATTCCGCCGGCAAGGCAAGCTGGGTCGCCCAGCTGGAAAGCGGCAAGCCCCTGCAGGCTGTTATCAACGGCTTCTGCGGTTCCGCTGAATTCGGAAACCTCTGCCAGAACTACGGCATCAAGCCCGGCACCGTATCCGTTCCGGACACCCAGCCTGAAGAGCAGCAGCCCGCCGCCTCAGATGAACAGATCAAGGCCTACGTATCCCGCTGCTACAAGATCGTCCTGGGCCGTGACGCGGACGAAGGCGGCATGAAGACCTGGGTCAACGAGCTGAACTCCGGCCGCAAGGCTGCCGCTGAAATCATTGACCAGTTCGTCAGCAGCGCTGAGTTCAAAAACAAGAAAGTCAGCAATGCCGACGCCGTGGAAATCCTCTACAAGGCCATGCTGGACCGGCCCTCCGATTCCGCAGGCAAGGCCAGCTGGCTCACCCAGCTGGATAGCGGCAAGCCCCTGCAGGTCGTTATCAACGGCTTCTGCGGATCCGCCGAATTCGGCAACCTCTGCAAAACCTACGGCATCAACCCCGGCACCGTGTCCGTTCCGGACACCCAGCCCGAACCCCAGCAGCCCGCTGCGTCCAATGAAAAGATCCAGGCTTTCGTCTCCCGCTGCTACAAGATCGTCCTGGGCCGTGACGCGGATGAAGGCGGCATGAACACCTGGTCCGGTGAACTGGCGTCCGGCCGGAAGGCTGCCGCGGAAATCATCGAGCAGTTAGTTGCCAGCTCTGAATTCCAGAACAAGAAGGTCAGCAATGCCGACGCCGTGGAAATCCTGTACAAGGCCATGCTGGGCCGCGGTTCCGACGCCAAGGGCAAGGCTGACTGGGTCGGAAAGCTGGAAGGCGGCCAGCCCCTGACGGCGGTCATCAACGGCTTCTGCGGCTCCACTGAGTTCAAGACCATCTGCGATTCCTACGGCATCAAGCCCGGCACTGTGAATGTGGGAACCATGAAGGCGCAGGCGGAAGAAACCCTGAGCGGACAAGCTGAAGAAGCCGCCCCCGCCGTAAAGAAGACCACCGGCGAGAACGTCACCAAGGTGGAAATCGTCAACGCCTCCGAAACCGACGCGAACCTGGGCACCGCAGTGCAGGCCATCTACGTGAACGAAGAAAAGGCGAAGGAATTCATCGGCCGCTGCTATCGCAACATCCTGGGCCGTGAAGCCAGCCAGGCAGAACTGGAAAGCTGGATCGGCCAGATGCTGAACGGCTCCAAGACTCCGGACCAGATCGCCCGCGGCTTCCTCTTCTCCGGCGAGTTCGAAAGCCGGAATATCGGCGGCGAAGAGCTGGTGAAGATCCTCTACCGGGTCTACATGAACCGGGAAGCGGACGCGGAAGGCCTGGTCACCTGGACCCAGAAGCTGAACGAAGGCACCTCCCTGCAGGAGCTGCTGAACACCTTTTCCAAGAGCGGCGAGTTCAAAGCCGTCGTAAAGAATATGGCGAACTAA